The following is a genomic window from Antechinus flavipes isolate AdamAnt ecotype Samford, QLD, Australia chromosome 3, AdamAnt_v2, whole genome shotgun sequence.
TATAAAAAGACCTGCAAAATTCAGTGCTGGTATCTTTTGGTGCCAGAGCTCAAGAGCCAGAGCTAGGATCTGCTCCTGAGAAATACATCCAAGAAGGAAGAATATGGATGCCAGAGACTTAATTGAAAATCTCAAGGGACACCTTACTTGCTCCGTCTGCCTGGGTTACTTCTCTGACCCAGTGACAGTCAAATGCGGACATAGTTTTTGCAGAGAGTGTCTTCTCCAGTGCAAGGAGAGAGCCACTGAAATCTTAACCTGCCCAGAGTGCAGAGGAGTCATCAGATGCAAAGACTTGGTGCCCAACAGCCACCTGCAGAGCCTGGCCGTCATTGGCCAAAAGCTCCGACCTCATTTGCTGCAGAGCACGGTGAGCCTGACCACCTGTGATCAACATGGGAAACAAGAGAAGTTCTTCTGTGAGGAGGATCAGAGGCTACTCTGCGGTTCTTGCTCATCAGCCCCAGAGCACAAGGCTCACAAAGTCCTTCCTTGGGAAACCGTTGCCAACAAGTGCAGGGATGAGCTCAAGGAGACACAGACTGTCTTGGGAGAAACAGAGGAGGAGTATGAAATTATGTTGGAAAACGCGAGAAAGAGAAAGCTATGGTGTAAGGAGAATGTATCCACGTTGAAACATTCAGTAATGTGTGAATATGAGAAAATTCACCAGTTCTTATGGGATGAAGAATATGAGCACTTGGAAAGGATACAACACGAATCCAGAGACGGCCTGGCTAAAATGGAGGAGAACATGGACGAGCTGAGCCAACAAATCCAGAATCTGCAAGAAATGATGTTAGAAGTACAGAATAATTTGAACAAGGCACCTTTGGAAATGCTCCGGGATATGCAAGGCATTTTGGAAAGGAATGATGAGCTTCTACTTCAAGAACCTGAGCTTGTTTCACCTTCCCTGAGCAGCTGCTCCATCACATGCTTGAGAGAAGTGCTCCTGAAGTTCTGGAGTGACATAACTCTTGATCCCGAATCAGCCAATCCTCATCTCATGCTTTCTCAAGATTTGAAGAGGGTCCAGTATGGAAGTGTCCATCAGGACTTGCCTGacaacaaagacagaaatgactgTGTTCTTGCTGTTTTGGGGATCCAGACTTTTACCTCAGGAAAACATTATTGGGAGGTTGAGGTGGAAAATAAGACAGAGTGGGAATTGGGTGTCTGCGAAGATTCAGTCAGGGGAAAGGGAAAACTGTCCTCATCTGAGCATGAAATGACCCTAGCAAGCTTCCCATGTGGAAATAGTTTCTCTCTGTTAAATTCACAAAATGGTTTTCAGGTGAAGCAGCCTGTGCTCAAAGTGGGAATTTTCCTTGattgtgaaaataaatatatagcgTTTTATGATGTCAGAGACAGAAGCCTTATCCACATTGTCTCAGACATAGCTTTTGAAGGGCCTCTTTGCCCTTACTTCTCTTTTGTCATTCTTAATGAAGACAGTAGTCCTGGATCACTTATTATCTGTCCCATTGGGGATCAGTAAAGAGCTGTCAATGatgataattgtttttttttttaaatttaattttatttaataataactttgtattgacagaatccatgccagggtaattttttacaacattatcccttgcactcgtttatgtttcgtttttttcccctccctccctccaccccccccccccaagatggcaagcagtcctatatatgttaaatatgttgcagtataatgATGATAATTGTTAAGGGTAACTTTTAGTACATTAAGTGAATGTGATAATGCAAATTGCTTTCTATTATTGTAAACTTTTTTTGAAATTGTCAATAAAGTGAAGTATGTTTATTAAAACCAATGagataaaggctttttaaaaaatatttgttataaaaaaagaCCATGGGGCCTAACTTGCAAGCTCTTAAATTGGAGATCAgctggaaagggagaaagaaaagcaactgtagagaactgaaagaagaacaaaaagggaaacaatGATTTTCAAGTAGAGAAGTATGAAGAGGTAAGTTtacaatgttaaataaattactaaatgaGCAAacgaagaaacaaaataaacaagtaaaagagaaaatagttcTCTTGGATGAAGTCCTAGGGAGATGAGTTTGGAAACCTGTTTCTctgaatgaaatacaaaatagaatacCAGAGTAGCCTCAAGGAATTTCTATTGAATCAGGAAATATAGGAAATCTATTGAAATAAAGGCATTATGAATGATTTTAGTAAATAGGTCCTCAACAGAGAAGTAGAAAgtaagaaattatatttgatattttctcaAATGTGTTTTGATTATtacctttcctttttatatattttgttttacccCCCGTAGATCTTGCTCTACTTCTTCTCACAGCTACCTTGCCAAAGAAGACATTCTAAAGACTATGTTGATATTGTCACTATCTCCAATTAAAGAATCCTATTATTTCTACCTAATCTCTACTGGTTTGATGGACAAGAGAACTCTGATTTAATTTGCTTTGGTGTGAACACCATTTGTGAATATTGAAAGTCAGTAAttctgaaaatggaaaatactAAAAATTCTGTTCCCTTGAAGATGACTGGGTTTTAGGCATTCTCACCTTTTCAGAAAGGAGTAAAAAGAGGAGCTTAAaggagaaaggtgaaaaaaagatACCAACACTAGGATGAACCTTTTAGATTCAAGGagatatcatttttatcattacgAATGACCTTCAAGTCATGTGCCACTGATCTTGAACAAGTTTCCActagtaagagagaaagaaagagacagaggcaaagagagatggagacacagatgcagatagacagaaaaatgacatcttagagacagaaagatgaggGGCATCTCCATTTgccatattaagtactaagtatatgtgaactagagaaccatcattttgtcaattccactgagttaacggccttgtttcaagtatatctcatactgaatacgTGTGAACTCCATTGAGTAAAGGTGCGAACACAAGctttgtatcaattagttctacttagtaccttgtttcaggttctggcccaaaacatcatctctaatgagttagcagtttgtaaagattccaacaatgacCTTTTTCAATAATTGAAGGAATGattaaggatatgataaatatttagagaattataattttaatataataaaatataacaaaaatagttttaaaattagggaaatattttcaacaaaaatgtataagaaactcttaaaatgcaaaattaacTCATAGTCTATCAtgaataaatggttaaaggatattgGACAATTTTCAAAAGGGGAAATACAAATTGTTAACTTTTGAAAAATGCTCATTCTCACTAACaaagatgcaaataaaaataaatttgaagtgCTTAGCATCAATTTATCTAAAATagttaagaggaaaaaataatgctggtAGATGGTAGAAAAGAAGGGGGTAGCTTTGTTGCTGGTGGAATTGCAAATTTGTGGAATCTTTATGGGAAAGATATTTGGCAGTACAATGTAACAAAAATACTTGAATCCTTTTACC
Proteins encoded in this region:
- the LOC127556985 gene encoding probable E3 ubiquitin-protein ligase TRIML1, encoding MDARDLIENLKGHLTCSVCLGYFSDPVTVKCGHSFCRECLLQCKERATEILTCPECRGVIRCKDLVPNSHLQSLAVIGQKLRPHLLQSTVSLTTCDQHGKQEKFFCEEDQRLLCGSCSSAPEHKAHKVLPWETVANKCRDELKETQTVLGETEEEYEIMLENARKRKLWCKENVSTLKHSVMCEYEKIHQFLWDEEYEHLERIQHESRDGLAKMEENMDELSQQIQNLQEMMLEVQNNLNKAPLEMLRDMQGILERNDELLLQEPELVSPSLSSCSITCLREVLLKFWSDITLDPESANPHLMLSQDLKRVQYGSVHQDLPDNKDRNDCVLAVLGIQTFTSGKHYWEVEVENKTEWELGVCEDSAKMDKLCR